CCGGAGCCGCGTCCGGAGCTCCACATTCGGCCCCACATGGCGGCTGAAGGCGGGGCgggtggtcgccggcggcgagaaatGTGGAGAGGGAAAAGGGGAATCGGGTGGCTCGCGGCCCCGGGGGGATAGGGTTTGAACCCGCAAAAGGGTCGCGGAACCGCAGTTATAGTGCTCGGGGCGTGCGGTTTGCGGACTGCGGGAAAAAAATTTACGGGCCGGCCGAGTATGCGGGCTCTGTTCTGGCCGGAAAATTGGGCAGAGCCCGCATACTCGCCGGAATTTTTGCGGGCCGGGCGTTTTGCGGGATCTACTAGAGTTGCTCTCAACGCTTTATTTACATTGAAATCCTGGAAACTAGTAGCCCTTTTGATGCCAATAGCACTAAATTAaaaaattgtactccctccgtttttatttagtTCGCATATTATCTTTGGTCAAAGTGAagctttgtaaactttgacaaagtttctaaacaaaaatattaacatatacaacaACAAATCAATAACATTAGATTCATTATTAATTGTACTTGCACATTATGTAGATTTgatatggtaaatgtttatattattttttataaacttgttcaaactttatgaagtttgacttaaGTCAAATCTAATACGCGAACTAAATAAAAATGGAGGAGTATGTTAGTGCTGCTAGGCTCTTGAAAATCCACCTGGCGCAATGACTCGCTCTTggaactttccgtctttctttgTGGAACTATCACTAATGATATTCAGAACTCGAAGCAACCAATAAATTTAATACCAAGGACTGCACCATGTTTTGGCAATTTACACCACACCAGTGTCTATTACAATTTTCTCATTACAGCAGAATTCATTTGGAGGTTATGGTATACATTTTGCGACACCATTACCAGCTGTTCAGTGATTTACATACCCAGAAATGTTCAGGCAACAGAAAAGCAGATATAGCCACCCTCGGTATCCATAGCTTACTTAAGTTCAATGTGAAGTGCAAACTTAATTAGCAAGAGCTGAAGTTTCTAAATTCTTCACTTCAGAACAACTAAATATGAATGTACTATAAATATTTTGTTGTAGATATACAATTTCCCCTAGTAATTACGTAGTTTAAGAAGTGCAAAGGTAGAAGTTAGTAGAGAGGTCTGTAGCCAATATACAGGAGCACAGTTTGGGATTTTGAGATAATCAACATTAATCACATCATAACCCCATTACAATGATGCATGATGGAGCCAACGATCTTTTGTGATGGACTGACGATGGTAAAATGCATACTCTGCAAAAATAATAGACAACTAAAGTTCATCTCTGGAAACACCGATGCAACTCATGGACAATGCAAAATGGCACCTCTGTATATACAAGCTGCATACTGGATCCTCAATTAATCATGTAACAACATAAATTGAAGTTTGAGAAGAGATAGTATGGAGGATCAAGGATACTAGCACATGTTTACTACAATAGAATTAACAGTAAAGCACATAATCAGTCACTTAACAAGTCCTTGCAAGAAAACCCTTCGAAAGCCAAAAAAAGGAACAGTGCAGCTGTTTCTGTAGTTTCGGAGCCAGAATTCGTGAATAGGACAAATAGTGTATTCAGATGCGTGATCAAACTCGAAAACATGACAGCTTACACTACTAATATAAACAGTGACGAGGTCAAATAAACTGATATGCGATGAAAGAATAAATTAAGGCGTGTGTGTCACCGAGTAAGTGGCTCGCCCAAATCTAACCACGAAACAAACAGATCTGTGACGAAGTAGTGGCTGCTTTTCTGCATTCTACCGATGGCTTAGGTTTATTTAATTCCATTAACCTGAATGAAGTCGCACTTGAGCAAAGAATGCTGGGCAGAGTACTAACATATTTTAGGGAAACTATGTGCTGAAAAGATGTGGTTGTACAGCTAAGGTTGAATTTTCATATTGTATTCAGGTCCCTGACGGCAGAGTATTGCACAATTCAAAATCTGTCCCAATTGTGAGCAGGAATGACTAGATGGACACGGTGAAAGATGGATTAAACTCACTAGAATAAGAGGAATGCCTTTGGAGATGTGGTCATGGCCCATGACGACATCGTTCCTGTAATAAGAGACAAATGGAAGGTTGTAAGAAAGAAGGGTGAGAAACAATGGAGTGACACGACAGCTGAGGGAAGAAAAATTGAGGGACGACGTTCTACCTCTCAAGCTAGGCTGCTGATCTTCTGCGAGAAGATGGTGGTGCAAGATATGTAGTCAAGATTAGGTCTGAAATTTTCATCAAATTTCCACAAGACGTCAGGACTACATTGTCAAGAACATGTGAAGTTGCAACAATTCAGAAACGAGCCAAAGCAGATGAGGAAACTAGCAAAATTTTGTCTGATTTTCAAATCCATATCATGATCACACAAATGTGTTGTCCTAATTAATACTATCAGTATATACACACAAACACGCACGGATTTACTAAACCTAGAGCACGGCAACAACAAGCAGCAGAAGCGATCACAAACCAAACCCAACCCAAGAGCAAAATTAAATCTCCTGCCCGCGCTACAACGGCCCGGATTTCGCCACGCGGTCGTCCACCTCCATCTGGGCCGGCCAATCCGCCGCCCGCCTCCCCGACGCGAACCGCATGACCCCTCCCAGCCcgggcgccggcgccggcgcggccTCCTCCGTCTCGGCCGCCTTCGCCTCCCTCCGCCTCGCCGCCGGTGGCGGGGGAGGCGGGGACCAGTCGACGCTCTCCACGGCACTCTTCCGCGAGCGGCTGCGGCGCATGAGGAAGCCGAGCCCAGGGCAGCAGCCGGAAGGAGGGCGCTCCGAGGGGGGCGGGCGAGGCCTGCGCCGCGCCCTCTCGCGCTCGGAGAGCACCTTCCCGATGCACGAGACCTTGGGGGAGCTGGGCTCGTCCTCCGGGACGGCGGGCCTCGGGTtgcggccgccgccgccggtcttGGCCTTCTTGGGGAACATGGCGGGCGGGTGCTGCTGGTGGGTCCGCCGCGCGCCGCCCTGGCCGAGCTTCCCGGAGAGGCCGATGATGGGCGCCGCCGTGGGCTTCAGGTTCCCCGAGAAGCGCTGCGACGCGGCGCcgttgtggtggtggtggtggtgctggccGGGCGCGCTCGGGTTGTGGGCCTTGAGGAGGCACTTGGGGTTGGTGTTCTCCTTGAGGGAGTCGTCGCGGTCGTACACGCCGCCGACGTCCGCCCAGGCGATGTCGTCGCCGATGCGCAGCCGCGTCGAGTCCGGCGGGTAGCCGCCGCGGTCGCGCGAAGTCGACGTCGCCATGGCAGAGGAGGAGAGATTGGTATGAAGaggggaggagagaaggaagaagTCGTCGGCGGGTTCCGGTTGGTCGGCGTGTGCGCGCGGTTTAAAAGGAGGGAGGGAGTCGTATGCGCTAGCGTCGTTGGGGATTGCCGGGAGCGTGGCTGGGTGCGTGCGGGTGGGCGTCCTTTTCTTTCCGCCTCGATATGTTTCTCCTCTCGGTTTAGTAAACGGTTTATCAAAAGTCGGAGGAGTTGTGGTTTGTGTGGGCCTGGTTTACAACACACCGGGATCAGGATGGCTCCAGGAAAACCGTGCTCCGGATTCTAGAAGCACCAGTGTTGTGATGCTACCGTGGGCGGCGTGTGCGTGGACCGAGAGCACCAGTAAAGAATCTTGCGTTGagattttttttttctgaaagTTTGAATTAACAAGCTAATTGCCGATTTGAGTATGTATAGGAGGAGGCAAAAACATTTTTGATTTGGTTGAGGTTTTAAtaagatttgatttgatttgggtACAGATAGAGAAAGGCAAAAAAGTTTTAATTTAGTTGAGATTTTGGTAAGATTTGATTTAAATTTTATTGAGTTAATACATGACATGATTTTGGTAAGATTTGATTTGAGTTAATGTAGGATACAGGTTTTAGTAGGAGAAAGAAAGGCCGGTACCAATTTGATTTAGTTATTCCAAACCAAGGAAGGGGTCATAGAAAAAAAACTTGAGGGGAATGGGAGGAGGTTAGGAGAGTAGAGATTTTTCTTTAATGTTGTGAGCATGGGAACACCTAGTGCAATATCCCCTGGGATCCCCATCACAGTCTAGGGTGCTCAACTCATGAGTCATACGCACCGGGGAAAACCACAAACGCATTTGGTCACATGAGCAACAGGTGATTTTTCGACCCGATCCATATCATTTCCACGGGGTACAATCCACGTCTCTAAAGGCTGGGAAGAAAACCCTCgaacccccctccccccatctctctctctctctctatctatctatctatctatctatctctatctctatcgATCGAGAGGCGACGACGCACACCTCGATCTCCTCCGCCTAGCGATTGAGAGCAGCACATTCTTCTTACTCTAACAATGTCCCCCAGTGCTAGCCTCCGAGTTCTTTGGCCTTCGGCGACGACCCAGTGGTCGTCTCCTTCCCCGGGCTCCACCATGCCACAAAGCTTTTGTCCTCTCCGACAACAATGGTCACCCGACGGCTATCTTCCTTGTCCTTCGATGAAGGTTAGTACCCTCCTTCTCATTCTCCACCTCATTTTGTTTTTTTCATGTTTATGCCTTACCCTAccacccacccccaccccccccccccccccccccccccgcgcgcgcgccGAGCTCCTTGCAGAtccacatacgccatttgttttCTCACGAGAGAATGGGCGCAATTAAACAAAGGAAAGGGGGATCATTCCCATGGGATAAAAAGGATTCCTTACGCTCGTGAAATCTCCCCACTTGGGTTTGTTACCTTGGATAGTCCTCCTTTTACAAAGCCTTAAGGCGTGGGAGCACAGGATATGCAATCCCTTGGGTATATCAACGTTTTCTTCTTCATGCAGCTATCAGTAGTGCATCCTCAACAAAATTTGATGTCACTTATGGATCTCCGAAGCACCCTCGAAGCCAGATTGTTGACGCTACGACTGGGAAGTCGTCGATCGGAGTAAGAAGATACCGAAACAACGTATTGAGGACCAAACCGTTATCCTAGAGAAGAAGGCAACGAAGAAAGCTGGACATTATCCTAGTTCTGGAGAAACTTGCCTCGCTAGCTTCCCTGCAAAGCCGTGCTTCGACGCACGGAGAAGGAGTTAGCAGACCAAAACACAAATTGTCATCATCCACACCGGTGAAGAGCACCTTTACGAACCGACGACAAAATGAGGCCTTGGACCTCGCCGAGACCGAAGCTCCACACATTCTCCGCCAATGCCGAAATGCACCAACGAGAGGGAGACATGACACGAAGACATTATCCCGCGCCGCTGATGAATGACACCATCGCACTGTCGCAACCACCGGTAAACATCTAGACTGAACCCTAGCAAACCGGATTCCCCCCGGCCTCAAGGCCGCTGGCCGAAAGACACCCGAAGCCGAGGGAGACGGCGGCAACACGTCACCCACCAGAGAAAACCCCAGCCGCCTTTCATGTCGTGAGAAGTGAGATATCGGAGGTGCGATTGCTTTTTGGCAAGTCAGGCTCGCCTTTGCGTACATCTCCCCGTCTGTTGATCGTGTGCACGTACGTGTGCCACTGGTGCAGTGCACCGGGCCTAGATAAGATAAGTCGCTGAGAAGGACCGCACCAATCAACAGAGCGCGAGGCTCGACGCGATGTCGCGTACACATCTGGGCAGCTGCATAGTGGAGTAGTAGTACTACAAAATGAAAACCTTGAGATTAACGACAAGGACGACGACGACGTGCTTACACCGCTCCGAGCACGCAGTTGCCCGTTTCCTAAGCTAATGAAACTGTAGTACAGCAGCTGGTGCGGCCGACCGGGGGCAGCCGCctgtatatgtatatgtattCCCTCAATTCCCGCGGTTTTCATGGACTTTTTTGACCTTGGACTCCGCAGGACCCGGGTCCCACGCACCCTGGATACCTTGCTCATCAAACAATGGGGGTAGACCGGAGACTGCCACCATCAAGTAGCAAGTTCAAATATCTCTCTGTTTATTAGTATGAATTAAACTTACAGCTAATTAATTAATTGAACGGTCGTGGCCATCTCTTTCAATCGATGAACTAGAGGCTGGAGGGGAAATCCACATTTTGGAGAAAAGAACAATGACAAGAAGGTGCCATCTCATTGTTGATCATATAGGTCCTGTTCGAGCAGTTGATCGGTTACCATCATATCATGTCAGTACGACCTCACTGCTTCCCTCTAGATGACTCGTGCCAAACAGCTCAACTACTGTGACTTTAGCTTAGCAGTCACCTCACTCGGCTCATGTATCAATCACTAGGCCCTGCCTATCAGTTTCTCGTGATTTGAACATTCCAACGTACAATCAACGTAAGTACTCCCTCCCTCCGTAAACAAATAGAAGACGTTTTAGGTCACCAAAATTTACAGAGGTAGTAATATATATAACCCCACCAGATCGATTATTGCTGGGTCACAACAATCGCTGTGACTGCGTAATCTTTATTTACGATTTTCTACCTTTTTTTGCGTCAATTGTGCACAAACTCTTCATTTATTATTGAAAACAGTGCTGTGTTTTGCTACTAAAGAAAAGAACAAACAGAAAATATCATTATGTCACGTGTGTTCCATTAAAACGGAAAGCAAAATAGGAGAAAGCAACACACACGGATGAATTATCAAACATCACTGAGATATGCTCGCCACTCATAAAGCTACAATCAGCATTTCTTCCGCGTGGCAAGCAGAACACAGAAGCATCCAAAATCCCATCCGTGCATGTGTCGTCCCTTACGTACCGGTGATCTGATACGTACTCCCTCTGTCTCAAAATAAATATTTCAACTTTAATACAACTTTATACTAAAATTAATATAAAGTTAAGGCGTTTATTTTAGGGAAAAATTAGGATTTGGTGGTTTGACCCCCTCCCCGACTTTATGTTAAGGGAGGGGACTCCGGCCCTCTCCCCTCAAGACATCACACTATATCTAGTCGCTAGTTGTTTAAATCGAAATACATGTATGCTATAATAATCATTTGTATTTGATAATCACATATACATGAAATCCGCATTTTATaatgaaaaatattttttttgatGTTTATGCCTTATAATTACCTTCATGGTATACAATGTATAGGTATGGACTTATTTCTTTTATTCTATATAGCCATTGAGCCCATTGTACCCGGTGCGCTCTACCGCCTCCAAAATTTCAATATCGGTCCAGTATTCAGGGTTTAGTAGTTCGATTACATTTGTAAATTATCTACAAGATTTATGTCATGTGTGGCTACAATTAAATGAACGGTTCAATATGGTTAAGAGatgtgtatatatatgtatgaTAGGAAGCGTTTCCCTATTAGTTTTCATGGTTGGCACAATAAGGTATCCATTAATAAAGTCATTTATTATGTTTATTAATGTTGGTGTTATGTTTTGCAAAACATGTTTGAATTATGTATTTCTGCACATAAATGTGctaaatttttttaaataatacattttttgtTTAAAATTACAGAAATAATACGCAGAAAAAAGAATTTACAagaataatacaccgtcggcccactgcaggccgactgagcccagtcggcccacagcaggccgatcggCTATCAGGAGGCCGACTGCAGGCCGGGCAGCCACGCGGCGGCCTGTGGTTGGTCGTGCCACGTCGCGAGGGGGGAGGCAGCGGCCTGTCGGCGTGGTGCGCCCCTGTCGGCGTCCCGCAGGCCGATCGGCCACCTGGTGGCCGACAGGGTGCGGCCGACCTGACGCGCGCTGGCCAGcccgcccttatcctctccttccctctttcctGCATTGTTTTTCTCCCTCCCTGCCCATATCCTCTCCTTCCTCCATTCTTCTTCTCCCGTTGCTCCTTTCTTCTGTGTTCTTCCTTCTCCTCTCTCTACAGAAAAATGGCACCCATTTGTGCACCTAAATGAGCTACATTTTCGCGATTTTGGCACCGTGAATGGGTTCAACTCATTTAGGGCAGCGAAAAGAGGTGTCGATCTACTGACggggtagctcgtggtggtcgtggtgagcattttggtggaggtggtggtggtgaagttggggcagtgttcGTCGTTGGGGCAGTTGGGGTGgtgaggtggtggtggtggtggtggaggtggtggaggtggtggtggtggaggtcgttcgtcgttcttcgttcgcacgcacgcttcaagggtatatttcagccctcattttatttttcgtaggtgctccgggattatacgtaaatattgttatttgccgcggtagtatacgtaaatatttgtGTGCGATTATTGTTTTTTGGCCCGGTAGTATACGGAAATATTGTTATTTtccccggtagtatacgtaaatattgttcgttcgcacgcacgcttcgtTTGATGTGAAAATAAATTTGTGCGATTATTCGTAATATAGttgtaggtgtgtgaattgtattagttgtTAGTGGGATAATAAGTTGTTGCTTAATACTTGACACGTACACAGGTGCGGGATAAGAAGTTAGAAACATGAATAAAAACTTGGAAAGAAGAgacaagttttttttttgaagaGTTGGGGTCGGCATGTGCATAGCAAAAcgaataatattacatgttaaaAAACGATGTTAAAAAATAGAGTTGGAAACATAATAAAAATTTAAAAAACGATGTTAAAAAAAAGAGTTTGAAGAGTTGGGGTCGGCGGCATGTGCATAGCAAAAcgaataatattacatgttaaaAAACGATGTTAAAAAACGAATAAGAAGTTTTTTTTGAAGAGTTGGAAACATAATAAAAATTTAATAAGCAAGCAAAAAATAGGAAAAGTAGAACTACATGTTAAAAAACGTTTCAGTCCGTACCCGATGCGAATATAAAGCGGATTACCCGCTAACCTTTATTATGCGTATTTTCTAAAGTTTAACCCATAACAAGCAATGCCACACTGTTTTTTTTTAAACGGCCACGCTGTAGTTTAACAAAAAAACTTCTTAGCAAGGAAGAATTTTACATGATCGTAGAAATAAGACGCATGCCTTTTTCTAAATTATTTTAACATAgattaaaataaaaaatacatcaacatggccatataattcaaataaactgaattatcatatttgtcggttatattattattattatttgaggcctatttattattagtaaacatgggcctatttattatattatttactatggtcctggtaatatatatatagacatgtctaatacttgtatttcgatgttgaaaaaaaataggtgagtcgagatgtccgatgtagtgaagttgatattttactatggtcctggtaCTGTCCAAACAAATGAGTTGGGAGCAGATCTGAGTGAATTTACTCACATAGAGGTTGCAATCAGCGcaccacaaacatggtctgttagtcagttgaaagaatggattgcggcaagtttaggtcttgatactgaaacaaacaccgtcggtgttcatgcattgtggacacggtcaagttcaaaaatttacttttatttgaggccaatagagggagactccgattgggtgcggtggttacaaggttgtgaacgaaggggatgcaatcctgttgctttagtgcttcccgtcgtgaaggaggtcactgcacatgaaggggagggtggctacgaaggacagagcagtcatgtagaaggaggaaatgcttatggttacgaccaaggacagagcagtcaggtagaaggaggaaatgcttatggttatgaaccagggcagagtagtcaggt
This genomic window from Aegilops tauschii subsp. strangulata cultivar AL8/78 chromosome 4, Aet v6.0, whole genome shotgun sequence contains:
- the LOC109762988 gene encoding uncharacterized protein gives rise to the protein MATSTSRDRGGYPPDSTRLRIGDDIAWADVGGVYDRDDSLKENTNPKCLLKAHNPSAPGQHHHHHHNGAASQRFSGNLKPTAAPIIGLSGKLGQGGARRTHQQHPPAMFPKKAKTGGGGRNPRPAVPEDEPSSPKVSCIGKVLSERERARRRPRPPPSERPPSGCCPGLGFLMRRSRSRKSAVESVDWSPPPPPPAARRREAKAAETEEAAPAPAPGLGGVMRFASGRRAADWPAQMEVDDRVAKSGPL